The window ACCCCACGAAGACGCTCACAATCTGAACGGATCAATTTCACCAGCTCCTTCAGCGAACGCGTTTGCCCATCATCGGGAACTGCGTGAGGCCATTCGATGCCGCGGAAATGGCGCTGTGGCAACATGCCATTGCGAGAAATTGCAGTGACCTTGCCATTCCAGCCTTTGTTGCGAAGCGTCACGATCACATCGACCGCGGTCAGCCCCGTTCCCAGGATCACAATGTGCTGGTCTTCACCTGGGAGGTTCGCATGCCAATCTTTCCACGGGTTGCCACAATAGCGGCGGTCGTTGGCGAGCTTCTTCGCACCTGGCAATCCAGCGGGCGGCTGATTTCCAGTCGCAAGCAGAACCGATTCCGCTTCGATCGGTTCACCATTTTCCAGCATCACGACGCCGCCCTGGTTTGAACCAGGCTCAACGCCGCGCGGAATAACATCCACGGCTGAATCCTCCACCACTTCACACTGCACATGCGAGCGAGGGTCCGCTGTCCCCAAATAGTGCGTCGCCATCCCGCGAATGTAGTCACCAAAAATGCGACGGGGAATGAACATCTCTCGAAGAGTATGGTCATCAATCGCATCAAACTCCGACCGCGAACGCAGCCACTCGAAAAAGTGCGTCGGTTGATCCGGGAACGCTGACATGTTTCGAGCAGCGACATTCAACAAATGCTCACCGCGCGTCGTTCCATACGCGGTCCCACGACCAAATGGACGTCCGGAGTTGACGATCACAACTCGCTGGGGCGATGTGGCAAAGCGAGCAAGGTTAACGGCGGCCAGCGTTCCGCTGAATCCACCACCGATGATGGCCGTGGTTGGCATAACGACAAATTCGTGATGAGAGGTTGAACGTGAAGTGTCGAAGAAGACGCACACACGTAGCAAGATTCTGCTGAGGGCGGGACACCAATCTCTGTTGGAACGATTCGCAACCGATTGCACAAAGAGCTTGATACGCGAAAACTTTATCGATAAAGTATTCCCGCGTCAACAGTTTCCCGATCCGATGCCACCCTGCGAAGGATACGTTGTTCGCTAGAGCGACCGATCGTCAGACACCGCCGACCCGTCGCTCTTCTTTGCCAATCTCCCCTTGGTTCCGTCGATGAACGACCTCTCAAAAGAACTTCACCGCTGTCAACCTTTTGCCAGCGTCGATCAAGAAGCCGTTGTCAGTTTGGTGCGCACCAGTGACCAACTCGGTAACCACTTGGCGCGTTTCTTCCGGCAGCACGACATGACGTTCTCGCAGTACAACCTGCTTCGGATCTTGGACATGGAAGATCGACCGCTGACGTGCAGCGAGATTGGCGAGCGTCTGGTCCAAGTGGTTCCAGCCGTCACCGCGCTGGTTGACCGACTGCTAAAACGAGAACTGGTCACGCGAGAACGTTCGGAGACCGATCGCCGCACGGTCTATGTTGCCATCACCAAAGAAGGTCGCAAATTGGTAAAGCCAATTGTCGAACATCTTCGCGAACTTGAACACGAAGTCATGAGCGAACTAAAACGTCGCGAACAAAAAGAACTGATTCGATTGCTGCAACTTGTCCGGACCAGCATGAACAAAGCGGTCGAACGAAGAGCCAGCGAATCGCTTTCCAGTTCGGGACTTTGACCTGGTTCGTATCCTTGCAATTTCTCTCCTCATCGCACTCCCGCCTAACCTCCTACCTCACTCCCGCCAATGAACTCCAACACACCTTCCTCGGATAATTCTTCACCCGACAACGTCTCCCCCGACACGAGCGACATGGCTTCCGCCGGTGACGACTCCGCACTTGCAACTCCGCCACCGCGACCGAGTTTGTGGAAAGACATGACCACCAACGAGGACTGGTGGGCAATCTGGTGCGCTGCTTTGTTGCTGCTCATCGCTTTCGCAGCAGTGTGGATTGGCCAGCCTGAAAACTTGAGCGAATTGATCGCCGGTTCAACCATGGAAGAAGTCTCGCAAGTCGAGACGGCCCCAGAGAACGCGGGCCCATCAGCGGAAGCAGAGAACGAAGCGATCGAAACTGAAAACACTGCGCCGGCAGAAAACGCAGATTTAGAAGTAGCCGAGACGCAAGAAGTGGCGGAAGAAGAACCCTATGAATACGCCAGCCCACTCAAGCCGTTCCTGGCCAAACCGGGCAAATGGACAGCCAACCCTCTGGATGCCATTTCTTCAAGTTGGTCAGGCATTCTCGGAGTGTTTCTGATCATCGCTGCACTATTTGCTTTCGCAAATCAAATGCGCGGCAAATCCGCTGGGGCATTTTTGGCCGCATTCCCGGTCATATTTTTGCTGGCAACGCTGGCGTATTGGATGTCTGGGCAAAGCGTGGTCAAAGCCTACAACCTTGAATACGCCCTTTGGGCCTTGCTCGTTGGATTGATCATCAGCAACACCGTCGGAACACCGGACTTCCTTCGTCCCGCAATCTCGACGGAGTTCTACATCAAAACCGGATTGGTTTTGCTCGGTGCCGAGGTGCTGATGAGTCGTTTGCTGGCCCTCGGTCTGCCCGGTGTGTTTGTCGCTTGGTTGGTCACGCCAGTTGTCTTGATCACGACCTACTGGTTCGGCCAGAAGGTCCTGAAGATCCAATCCAAATCACTCAACATGGTGATCTCCGCTGACATGTCCGTGTGCGGTGTCTCCGCCGCGATTGCAACGGCGGCGGCCTGCAAGGCCAAGAAAGAAGAACTGTCACTTTCAATTGGTTTGTCGCTGGGATTCACCGTGATCATGATGGCGGTGATGCCAGCGGTGATCACCGCGATGGGAATCGACCCGATCCTGGGCGGTGCGTGGTTGGGCGGCACGATTGACTCGACCGGCGCCGTCGCCGCTGCCGGTGCAGTTCTGGGCGATGAAGCCCTCGAAGTCGCTGCCACGGTGAAGATGATCCAAAACATCTTGATCGGTGTGACCGCGTTCTGTGTCGCCATCTACTGGGTCACATTCGTCGAACGAGATCCAGCCGGCCCAAGGATCGGCATCTCTGAAATCTGGTACCGCTTCCCGAAGTTCGTACTTGGATTCGTCTCGATGTCGATTCTGTTTTCGATCCTGTATTCCTACATGACCAACGGTCCCGAACTCATCAACGCGATGATCGGCGGTTCCACCAAAACGCTTCGTGGATGGTTCTTCTGCCTCGCGTTTGTCAGCATCGGACTGGAAACCAATTTCCGTCAATTGCTTCCTCAACTCAAGGGCGGGAAGCCGCTTGTTCTGTACGTGTGCGGTCAATCGCTCAACTTGGTTTTGACGTTGGTGATGGCGTACTTGATGTTCAAAGTCGTCTTTGCTGACACGGTGGCGCCATGAGCGACAGAGAACCAAGTTTGCGTGAACGCTCTTACCGAGCAGCAGCGTTGGTCGGAATCACTTTGCTGCTTTCGATCGTTTGGCTGGTGATCCTTCCCGCTTATTCTCGCCAGCCCAAAATGCGACAGCATTTGAGATGGCTCGACGACCGGGGCATCGATCCTAGTGCGATGTACTACACCGAACTGGAGGTCATGGAGGACATCCTTGCCAAGCAACGATTGGCGGAGCTTCGCCAGAAAAGCGACGGCCCCAATCAATAGAGTTGATTGCACGACGAGAAACCAAACAAAGGCCGAACCTTCAAGGCTCGGCCTTTGTCTTTTCCGCCATCTCGCAATGAAGATCGGTCTTCAACGCCGACAATGCCTGCAACCATCCACGGAATGAATCCAGTGATACGCAGCTACGAATCTACCGACCTGGACGCATTGTTGGACGTTTGGATGTCGGCCTCAAGATTGGCTCATCCGTTTCTCAGCCCGGAGTTTCTCGCCCAAGAACGCGAAAACATTCCAGCAATCTATCTGCCCAATGCTGAAACCTGGGTCTACGAATTGGACCATACCGTTGTGGGATTTATCGCCCTGCTAGGCAACGAAGTTGGTGCAATTTTCGTCAATCCAACGCATCAAAAACGCGGGATTGGCCGGCAACTCATGGATCATGCCGTTTCGGTCCGCGGCGACCTGGAACTGGAAGTATTTGTTGACAATCCAACCGGTCGCGGTTTCTACCAACACTATGGATTCGTTTCGCTGGAACAAAAACTTCACGAACCGTCAGGGCATCCCGTCCTTCGTCTGCGGTTCGATACCGCTTCGACCGTTTGATACAGCTTGGCTTGAAGACGATCAAAACCAATCGTCTTCGCCGAGCAAGTTGTTCAGTCCAAACGGCCCATTTTCCCGGCTTGGTAGTCAGCGATCGCAACACGGATTTCGTCACGCGTATTCATCACGAATGGCCCCTGCCCCACGACGGGCTCGCCCAGTGGTTCGCCGGTCATCAATAAGACGCGGGATTCTGACTCCGCTTCTAAAACCACCTCGTCGCCGGATCGTTCCAACAAAGCCAGCTCGACCGCGTGAATCAAACTTTCGTTGACTTGGACGCTTCCTTTTTGAACGATCACAACGCAGGTGTGCCCAGCGGGAACCGTCAGCGTGGCCGTTGCGTTTCCAGTGAGCTGAATGTCCCATAAATTGATGGGCGAAAACGTGCTGGCAGGCCCCTCCGCATCACCCAATTGACCCGCAATCACACGAACGATCCCCGCGTCGTTAGGCAACGAAAATCGAGGAAACTGTTCGTCACGCAGATCTTGATACTTCGGCGGTGCAGCCTTGTCCGTCGATCGCAGGTTCACCCATAGCTGGACCATCTCCAGCGTTCCGCCCTCCTTTGCGAATCGTCGGCTGTGGAATTCTTCGTGAACCACGCCAGAGGCAGCGGTCATCCACTGCACATCGCCGGGGCCGATTGTGCCCTGACTGCCACTCGAATCTCGGTGTTCCAGTTCACCTTGATAGAGAATCGTGACAGTCTCGAAACCACGATGGGGATGCTCACCAACACCGCGCTTGGCTTCGTCAGGGGCAAAGTTGTGCGGACCGGCATAGTCGAGCAACAAAAACGGGTCGAACTCATTGCCGCCGGCGTACGAAAACAAACTTCGAACCGGGAACCCATCGCCCACCCAGTGCTGAGGAACGCCCCGAATGACTCGTTGAATCGATTTCATTGCACTTTGTCCCGCGTGAGAGTTCCGGTTTCCTCCCTTCTACGCGAGATCCGATGCGGCAACAAGCGTCCCGTTTTCCCTAACAGGCTGTTGATTTAGTCGCATACCGAATGACAATCATTAGCCGTTGGGCGTTAGCCCCGGTTGGCGTCTAATCAACCGCCGCTAACGCGGTGCGGCTCAATAAATCAACAGCCTGCTAAGTGAAGTCACCTCGCTCGTTGCCCTCATCGTCGTATCGAATGAATGCGAAATACACAAACGACACCGGCAAACATGGCAGCAAAAGCAGGTAGTACCACGAAACAAAGAACGCGAACGCGAAAATGATCGAGACAAAAATCATCCAAACGATTTTCGTGTCACGCCACAAACCTCGAAACTGTTCCATCGATTCTCTTCGTGTGCTTGGCGTTGGTGGGGAGCTTCCGCCAGCGAGTCCGGCTGGTCTGCAATTCCGATGACCAATTTGCCAAGGGCGACATCGGGCAGAACATCTCTTTTCTTACATTCAAATCGATTGCAAAACGACCGCGATCGCAGCAAAACGATCGACTCACCAATCAACTGTGTCGCCGCAAAAACGATTCACGTCGAAACATTATGCCTCCCAATGACGATGTTGGGCATGCGTGGTCATTTGGATGCGACCTTCTGTCCCGACCTCAAAGCAAACCCTTCGGCCTCGGAACGAACACGTCAAACGTATTGCTAAATCAAGCCGGCAGCCGCCAACTTCCTCGCCAAGGTGTTGGCGAACAACAAACCGTGACGTCCCGATGGAATCGCAGAACACAGGGTCAGAACTTCGCAGCACCCCCCTGTATCCATGCGTGCGCGTTCGAAGTGATTGGGCAAATCGACCGGGTAAATCGACCGGTAAAAAATTCAATTTATCTTGCACAAAAACTCATCGAACCCAGTTGAACGAGCTGGGTGCTTCGCGAAGAATGACTCGGTTGCGAAATGCAACCTTCTCCTTCCCGACTTCTTTCGGAGCCAACCGATGTCCGTTGTTTCAAGACTCGTGCTCATAGCGGCAGCTCTCCTGCCTGCTCTGTCGCTACAAGCCCAAGACAAACCCAACATTGTCGTCATTTGGGGTGACGACATCGGCGTGCACAACATCAGTGCCTACAACCATGGTGTGATGGGTTATAAGACGCCCAGCATCGACAGTCTCGCCAAAGAAGGCGCGATGTTCACCGATGCTTACGCTCAGCAAAGCTGCACCGCTGGACGAGCCTCGTTCATCCTCGGCCAGCATCCATTCCGCACCGGATTGCTGACCATCGGCATGCCAGGTAGCGAACACGGGATCCCTGACTGGACACCAACCATCGCCGACGTGTTGAAAGAACAAGGCTACACGACCGGCCAATTCGGCAAGAACCACTTGGGCGACCGAGACAAACACTTGCCCACCAATCACGGGTTCGATGAATTCTTCGGCAACCTCTACCACCTCAATGCCGAAGAAGAACCTGAAACCTATTACTACCCCAAAGATCCTGAGTTCCGAAAGAAGTATGGACCTCGCGGGGTCATCCATTCGTTCGCCGATGGTCGCTTGGAAGACACGGGACCACTGACCAAGAAACGCATGGAAACGATCGATGAAGAAGTCCACACCAAAGCCATGGACTTCCTCGAACGAGCCACCAAATCAGAGAAGCCAGCGTTTCTTTGGTACAACTCGACCCGCATGCACGTGTGGACTCACCTGAAGAAAGAATCACAAGGCCGCACCGGCATCGGGCTGTATCCCGACGGAATGGTCGAGCACGACGACTATGTCGGCAAAGTGCTTCAGAAGATCAAAGATTTGGGCATCGAAGATAACACGATCGTGGTCTACAGCACTGACAACGGCGCTGAAACGTTCAGTTGGCCCGATGGAGGCATCACCCCATTCCATGGTGAAAAGGGAACGACTTGGGAAGGCGGTTTCCGTGTCCCGTTGTTGGTTAAATGGCCTGGCGTGATCGAGCCTGGAACGGTCTACAACGACATCATTTCGCAAGAAGATTGGATGCCCACTTTCGCAGCCGCGGCGGGCGAGCCCGACTTGGTCGAAAAGATGAAGAAAGGCTACAACGCCAACGGAAAAGAATTCAAAGTTCACCCGGACGGCTACAACTTCTTGCCCTATTTCAAAGGTGACGCCAAAGAAGGGCCCCGCAAAGAAATCTACTACTTCGGACAAGGCGGCGACCTGAACGCGGTTCGCGTCCAGAACTGGAAGATCCACTTCGCGACCGTCAACGGCAACATCGCCACCGGCACGCGAGAAATCCCGGGCTGGCCGTTGATCATCAACCTTCGCGCCGACCCTTACGAAAAAATGTGGAAAGAAGGCACGCTGGGTTACTTTCGCTGGTACGCCGACAACATGTGGACCTTCGTCCCCGTGCAGAACTACATTCAACAGTTCATGGCAACCATTCCGAAATACCCTTGGCAATCGGGATCCAGCCTGAACGCGGCTGGTATCAACTATCAAACCTTGAAAGCCCAAGAGTGGATCAAGAAACTCGAACAAGTTTCGCCACCACGGAATTAGGCAGGTACGCAGGTGTCATCGGGTATGTGGGCCGTTTGGCGTTCGCCACGGTTCCCACGCAAAACCGGGGCTAACGCCCAAACGGCTCACAAGGTGAAACCCAATCATCCCTGCTTAGGTCGGCTTTTGTTTGCCACGCTTGGCCCGAACCTATCCGCCGAGCCACGAAACTCTGCATCAACGGCCTCACCCCCATCTTTGGGCGAGGCCGTTTTTCATGGAGTCCCCACCGCCATGTTGCGATGTGCAAACACGGCCACTACAAACAATCTTTCATCTTCTCCACTGGAACAATTGCATGACGCCGCGGGAAACCATCCAGCAAATCTCCGACGCGATGAACGCGGCCGTGATTGGCCAGCAATCCGTGGTGGAACGAATCCTGGTCGCCTTGCTGGCCAAAGGCCATGTCCTTATGGAAGGCCTGCCCGGGACCGCTAAAACCCGCTCGGTTAAAACACTGTCGAATCTGGTCGACAGCCAATTCGGACGCATCCAGTTCACCCCCGATTTGCTGCCATCCGACGTCACGGGATCGGAAATCTATCGCGAACAAAACGGTACCTTTGAATTTCAAGAAGGCCCGATTTTCGGCAACTTGATCTTGGCCGACGAGATCAACCGAGCTCCCGCCAAAGTCCAATCGGCTCTCTTGGAGGCGATGGAAGAACGGCAGGTCACGGTCGCATCGCAAACACATAAACTGCCAGAACTATTCATGGTGCTGGCCACCCAAAACCCGATTGAGCAAGAAGGAACTTACCCACTGCCCGAAGCGCAGATGGATCGTTTCATGCTCTACGTGCGAGTGGATTATCCCGAAGACGCAGACGAAACATCGATCTTGAAATTGGTTCGAGGCGAAAAGACCGGCGCGACCTCTGCGGCGCACGAGACGGTCTCGCAGCAGTTGATCTTTGACGCACAAAAGGAAGTCGGTGCGATTCATGTCGCTGACTCCGCGGAAAAGTACATCGTCGATTTGGTCATGGCGACACGGCACCCGGATCGCTACGAAGGTGACTTGCCAAAATGGATTTGGCTTGGTGCCAGCCCTCGTGGAACGCTGGCACTCGACGCGGCGGCACGGGCGCATGCTTGGTTAGCTGGACAAGACTTCGTTTCCCCCGACAACATTCGTGCGATGGCACCGGTTTGTTTGGCTCACCGAGTTCACTTGACCTACGAAGCGGAAGCCGCCGGTGTGACTCGCACGCAAGTGATCGACGCGTTGCTGAAGCACGTGGTCCCTGTCTGATCGAGTTTGCTTTCGATTGCCCGCTTTGAACGAAGGCTGCCCATGTCCGCCCGAGTCACCGTCACGTTTCAAGATCTGCTGCAATGCAAGGCAGATGCGCGCGGGTTCTCGCTACTTCCTCGTCAACCAGTCGGATCGCTGCTAGCCGGACGCCATGCGTCGCGGCTTCGTGGCCGCGGGCTGTCCTTTGAAGAACTTCGCCAATACCGACAGGGCGATGACATTCGTCAAATGGACTGGAAGGCAACCGCTCGCCTGCGATCACCCCACATCCGAGTTTACAGCGAGGAACGCGAACGACCGGTATTGATGCTGATCGATCAACGCACGCCAATGTTCTTTGGAAGCCAACGAGCAATGAAATCCGTCGCGGCCGCCGAATTGGCCGCGATGGGTGCCTGGCGCTCACTTGCCAGCGGCGACCGGGTCGGCGGGTTGGTGTTCAACGAAACCGAAATCGCGGAAGTCCGCCCGCACCGCAGCCAGACCCGAGTCCTGCACCTGCTGCATCAAATCGTTCGACTGAATCAAGAGCTGGCTGCACCATCGCCCTCGCCAACGACACCATCCGCGGCAGCACCAATCACCTTGAATCAAGTTCTCGAAAACGCATCCCGAATCGCTCGGCATGATCACTTGGTAATATTGATCAGCGACCTCGATGGAGCGGACGAAGAAACCAGTCGCCTCGTGACTCGGATCGCCGCTCACAACGATGTGCTTGTCACGGCGGTCTACGACCCGCTTGGCATTCGATTGACCGGTGCCCCTGACATGTTGGCTAGCCACGGTGGACGAACCTGGGAAATCCCGGATCACAACTCCTTCCCGGAAGACTTCCAGGCAGCATTCGGGCAAGTCCTGTCGCACTGGCGAAGCGTTTTCCGTTCCCTGCAAATTCCATTGATGCCACTTTCCACGGCCACACCTGTCGCGGAGCAAATCCGGGTTCTCTTTGGGAACACCGCATGAAGGCCAGCGACCCAACCAGCCTCGATCGGCTGAACGACATTGTCGTGCCCGCCCCCGTTCCCTGGTGGCCACTCGCGCCGGGATGGTATGTGCTGATCGCGGGATTGCTGGCGACCTGCGGCTGGTTGGCGTGGAAAAACTGGCGAAACTGGAAAGCGAACGCCTACCGCCGCGAAGCGATCCGCGAACTGGAATCCGCAAACACGGTCGGTGCAATCTCGGAACTGCTCCGCCGCACTGCCCTGGCAACCACCTCGCGATCGAAGCTAGCTGCGATGACAGGCGACCGCTGGCCAGAATGGTTGTCGCAACAAATTCCAAACGAGTCCGCTGCATCGCTTTCGCCAACCGTTCACGAACAATTGGCAACCGCAGCCTATCGCGACACCCAGACAGAATCACTGGATGAACTAAGAGCGTTCGCCGCCACTTGGATCACTCAGCATCCATCCACTTCGCCAAATTCGGCGGATTCCAACACCACCAGCGAGGAACGATCATGCTGACGTTTGCCTACGCTTGGTGTTTCTTCCTTCTGCCGCTGCCTTGGTTGGTGCGTCTGTTCTTGCCGCCCAAGCAACGCCACCAAGTCTCCGTCCAAGTTCCCTTCGGCGATCGCTTGCAACAAGTCCTAGGTGGCAAGCATTCAAACAGCACCCAGCCGCAAACGTGGCCTCGACGTGTGTTGTCGGTTGCCATTTGGGTTTGCGTGTTGACTGCGGTTGCGAGACCTCAATGGCTGGAACCTCCCATCACAAAAGAGATCCCAACACGTGACCTGTTGCTGCTCGTTGATTTGTCGGGCTCAATGGCACAAGAAGACTTCAAGAATGATGCTGGCAAAAAGGTTTCGCGACTGGATGCGGTCAAGGAAGTTCTCGACGGCTTCCTAGCGAAACGCAAAGGCGATCGAGTCGGCTTGGTCGTCTTCGGCGATGCCGCTTACCTGCAGGCTCCGTTCACAACCGACCTGCAGCTATCGCAGGAACTTCTCGGTGAATGCGAAGTCGGCATGGCTGGACCACGAACCGCGTTTGGTGACGCGATCGGACTGGGCGTCAACTTGTTCGACGAAGACACCGAGCGAGCCAAAACGATCATCGCATTGACCGACGGCAACGACACCAAAAGCAAAGTCCCTCCGGTCGAAGCCGCTCGCGTCGCAACTCAGCGAGACATCAAGATCTACACCGTTGCCATTGGCGACCCAACGACCGTCGGCGAAGACAAGCTGGACGAACAAAGCCTCAAAGACGTCGCTTCGGAGACTGGCGGCAAGTACTTTTTCGCCGCGGACCGAGAGCACTTGGCGGGGATTTATGACGAGCTCGACAAAATCGAAACACAGACCATCCAAACCATCAGCCACCGCCCACGCACCGACATCTACTACTGGCCGCTTCTGATCGCATTGCTGCTGTCCATGTTTGAAAAAGCCATTGCAACCTGGCGAGGCCGACGTCACACAACTCCCGCTGAACAAGACCGACGGATCCACGTCAATCCGATCACGGGCGAGATGGAGGTGGCGGCATGATCGGTGCATGGAACGCATTTCATTTCATTCGGCCGGCGTATTTGCTGCTGATTCCGGTGGCCTTCGGTCTGGCTTGGATGTGGCATCGCAGTCGTGATCCTCTTCGAGGGTGGCGGAACCAAATCGACTCCGATCTGCTCGATGCTTTGGCTCACCACGATGGGCCACGATCCTCGCATTGGTGGCAACGATTCCCAGCGGTCGCATGGTTGTTGACTGGATGGACGGTGTGCGTCGTCGCGATCGCGGGTCCCACTTGGCAAGTGGAAGCCAATCCGTTTGCCCAGGACGCTCAACCATTGATCATTTTGATGAAAGCGGACGAGACCATGGCGTCGGCCGCGCTCACGACCACGCCGCTGGAACGGGCCACTCTCAAAATCGCCGACTTGGCCGAGGCACGCAAAGGCGATCCGCTGGGTTTGATCGCTTACTCCGGATCCGCTCACACCGTGTTGCCGCCCACCGAAGACACCACGGTCGTCGCGGACATGGCCGCTGAAATCAGCCCCGCCATCATGCCCGTCGCGGGCGATGCACTTGACCAAGCGATCACCGAAGCGGGTCGTTTGATCAACCGCGAAGAAGGCGGTGCGACGTTGTTGATCATCGCGAATCAGGCCAGCGTCGATCCCAAACAAGTCGCCGCGGCTCATCAAGCGATCGGCTCACCACCCATCGAGATATTGAGTCTGCTGCCGGAGGATTCTCAAGAGACCGCATCGCTTCAGGCCATCGCAAAAACGCTCGGCGGCACTCGGGTTCCACTGACCGTGGATGATCAAGACATCCAGTCAATCATCCAGTTCGCAGAACGACGTTCGACATCGGGCATCGCGGGACAAAGCGACCGCTGGCAAGAATCCGGTTACTGGCTATCACCGTTGCTCGCGGCCATAGTGGCATTGTCTTTTCGCCGCGAACGCACCGCCAACGAGGATGCCTCCTGATGAAAACTTGGCTCATTCTAGGCGTGATCGGTTGGTCGAGCTGGTGGTGGACTCCCGACCAACTTGGCCAGCGACAAATGAAGCAGGAACGATACACCGATGCGGCCAACGCATTTGATGATCCGATGTGGCAGGGTGTCGCTTGGTACCGCGCCGGCGAATTCAAGTCCGCCGCACAATCCTTTTCACGAGCGTCCGGTCCCGAGGCGAAATTCAATCTCGGCAACTGCTGGTTGATGTTGGGAAAGTACGACCAAGCGATTGCCAGCTATGAAGACGCAATGAAGCAACGCACGGATTGGACGGAAGCCCAACAGAACCTGGACCTCGCAAAGGCACGAAAAAAAGCGACCGAGTCCAAAGGTGGCGACGCCGGTGACCAACGTCTCGGGGCCGACGAGATTGTGTTTGACAAAGACAAGAAAAAGCAAAACGAGGGCCAGGACACGGACATCACCGCTGAACAAGCTGTCAACGATGCGTCGGTGCAAGCAGTTTGGCTGCGGCAGGTGCAAACCAAGCCCGCTGATTTCTTGAAATCAAAGTTCCGCTACCAAATGTCCAATCGCAACAAAGATGCGAAAGACGAACCAGCCGAAATTGAAGACAGCGAAGGAGAACCTCAGTGACTCTTCATTCGCAACATGCTTTTCGTGCAGCACCACTGCACGTTCTGTTGATCACCCTCGCATGGGCTCTTGCACTGGAAGTTGCTCCTGCCATTGCGGCTGACGAACCGCCAAAGCCGGTCACAATCGAAGTCCCCACACCCAAAGCCTGGGTGGGACAACGTCTGCCGTTCTACGTCAAAGTTCGTGCGCCCGGATCGTTCGTGGGTGCGACTTCTTTTTCGCTGCCACAGATCCCCCGAACCGTGATCCTACAAGTCGGAACGCCCGTGGTTTCCTCCGAGGATGTCGGAGACGATTCCTGGTTCGTTCAAACTCACGAATTCGCGTTGTACTCGCAAACCTCCGGAACCGTCAAAATTCCCGCGTTCGAAGTTCGCTACGCCAACCGAGATGGTTTCACTGGACCGGCCACGGACCACAAACAGCGGACCTCCGACGTGACCGTCGAGATTCAACAACCTCCTGACTACGATCCCAACGTTTTTCTGGTCACCGCTGACAAAATCAACGTTCAAGAGACCTGGGATCCACCACCGGGTGAGGCCAAACAAGGTGACGTGATTCACCGAACCATCACGCAAAAGGCCGACCAAGTCTCCGGGATGGTTCTCGCCCCGCCGCCGACGAACGCTCCCGACGGCATCCAGGTCTACGTCAAATCTCCGCAAGTCACTGACAAAACAGAGCGTGGTGAATTTCTGGGCGAACGAATC of the Rhodopirellula baltica SH 1 genome contains:
- a CDS encoding BatD family protein, which encodes MTLHSQHAFRAAPLHVLLITLAWALALEVAPAIAADEPPKPVTIEVPTPKAWVGQRLPFYVKVRAPGSFVGATSFSLPQIPRTVILQVGTPVVSSEDVGDDSWFVQTHEFALYSQTSGTVKIPAFEVRYANRDGFTGPATDHKQRTSDVTVEIQQPPDYDPNVFLVTADKINVQETWDPPPGEAKQGDVIHRTITQKADQVSGMVLAPPPTNAPDGIQVYVKSPQVTDKTERGEFLGERIDTVTYQFKGSGTLTLPAIRYVWWKPDDESYGSHTLPEATFDVAAAPQPQLATVEDPNWQPLVWTISTFGVLAILVATQFNRIASWLRSLKLRLNPPDRVAARKLVRACHANDARAAETAWNQWLNTQPENVRLSNDLRSSVLDLHRQLYGQTSATTSSAISAWGGKALNETFKQHIHRPPSGDVIADESLPPLNPIT